DNA from Krasilnikovia cinnamomea:
GGTCTGCGCCTGCGCCTCCCGCTGCTGCGAGCGCAGATTCTCGCGGGCCTCGAAGAACACCTTCTGCTCCGCGAACGCCGCGCCGAAGTCACCGCGGGCCGCATGCAGCTCCGCCTGCTCCTGGTGCACGCGGACCATGACCTCGGCCAGATTCCGTTCGGTGCACAGGTCGCGGGACGAGTCCACGCTGGCCTGAGCCTGGTCCAGCTCCCCCAGGCCGCGCAGCGCCCGCGCCAGGGTCAGCAGATATTCGGCCATGTCGTCGGCGTCGTCGCTGTACCCGGCGTGGTAGCGGGCGATGCACAACCGCATCGTCTGTTCGGCCTCGGCGTACTGGCCGTTCTCGATCTGGATCCCGCCGATGGTGTCCAGGGCCGTGGGATCCAGGTCGAAGCCGTGCGCCGCCGCGTGGGCCAGGAGCCGCCCCGCCACCTGTTCGGCGCGGGCGAACTCCCCGCCGGTGTACTCGACGTACGCCCAGTTGTTGAGCACGACCGTGAGCAGTTCCCACTGCTCCAGCTCCCGGGCCAGCTGTTCCGTCTGGTGAAAGCGGGGCCGGGCCGCGTCGACCGGGCCGTTGAGGGCCAGTGACTCGGCCAGCCGGAGCCGGTGCGCCACCTGCATGTACGGGGTCGCGGTCTCGTCGAGCAGCTCGACCGCGCTCAGCGCGTGCTCCAGCATCTTGGCCGCGTCGCCGGCCAGCCGCTGGACGTTCCCGCAGGCCATGTGGGTGCGCGACTGCAGCCGCCGGTCACCGTGGGTAACGGCCCACTGGTGCAGCGCGTGGATCTGCCGGGCGGCGGTGGCAGTCTCGCCGGTGCGCAGCAGCATCCCGGCCGCGCACAGGCGGGCGCGGACCAGCAGCCGCTCGTCGCCGAGGGCCGTGGCGTGGCGTTCGAGCTCGACCGCGGTGGCGTGGCAGGCCTCGATGTTCAGGACGATCTGATCTTCGAGGGTCTCCAGCGCAGCCGACAGCTCCGCCGGGCCCAGCGCGCCCTCGTCCACCGGTCCACCACCCCCTTCGTCGCTGCGGGTACCGATCGGTCCCCTGCCCACCGGGCTGAAGCAATTCGGAGGCACGTGGGCGGGGACACGTCCGGACGCACCTCCCGGTGGTGGCGGCGCGGATCGCGACGACCGGCCGTTCGGCGGTGGCATGCTCACCGCATGGGCGAGTGCCGACGTGGACGGGCTGGCGGCCGGGTGAGCGTCAGTTGCCGGCCGCGTCCAGCTCGGCGTGCAGCTCGTCCGGTGCGCGCATCCGCCAGGCATCGGTCACGAGCTCGCGGAGCCGCTCGACACCGACCCGGGTCAGGCGGAGCATCACCAGCGGCAGACCGTCGTAGCCGGCGGTGGTGAAGAACAGGTCGGGCTCGCCGAGCAGCAGCGCCTGCTTCTCGGCCTCGTCGCCCACGTACAGCACCGCGATGTCGGTGCGGATCACCCGTGGCTTTCCGGGACTGCGCTCGGGGTAGGACCAGACGAATCCCTTGCCGGCGACCCGGAAGTCGAACCCGTCGCTGTCGATCTCCACCACGTGCGGCAAGGCCAGCGCCAGGCGGCGAACGTCGTCGGCGTCAGCCACCCGTCCTCCTCCGGTACCCGCGGTTCGCGGTACCGAGGCTATCCTGCCCCGATGCGTCCCCCCTCGATCGGCTTCCCGTGCTGGCCAACGCGCTGAGCGGCTATCGGCTGGCGTTGATCCATGGGGGTCGGCTGCTGGCCGCGATACTGCCCCCGCTCGCGCTGTCCCTGATCGGGGCACTGGCACTGGATCTGTCGATGGGCCGGGACCAGGTGGTGATCGTCGACGGCGGCCTGCTCGTCGGCGGCGGGGCCGACCCGCGGTGGTGGCTGAAGCTGGCGTTGGCCGTCGCCGCCTGGCTGCTGGCGCTGACGGCGGGGACGGTGACCGTGGTCGGCGCGCTGCGCGAACGCCCGGTGGATCCGCTCCGGGCGCTGGCGGTGGCCGTCCGGCAGTTCCCGGCGCTGGCGCTCGGCACGTGCGCGGTCGGGGGCGTCGCGGTGCTGGCGACGTGGGCGGTGGTCGGTGTCGCGGGCGCGGTCGATCATCCGTTCGGCATCGTCCTCGTGGTGGCGGCCGGGGCGATGATCGCGCTGGCGGTGGCGCGGACGCTGCTGGGGGTGGCCACCCGGGTCTTCGGCGGCTCCGCGTGGGAGCTGACCCGGGGCAGGGTGCTCGGCACCGCCGGGGCGTTCCTGCTCGGCGGCGTCGTGTGTCCGGTTCTCGCGTCGACCTTCGCCTACCGGCTGGCGACGTTGACGGCCTCGCCCGTGCTGGCGGATGTGCTGGACGCGGTCCTGCTGACCGGTGTCGTCGCCGTGCAGGCCGGCATCCTCGCCCACGTCTACGTGCGGCGGGTCGAACAGCGGTCGGACGGGGCGGATCTCGGCGCGCTCGACGCCCGGCTGGCGCCGCTGGCCGGCGGGCGGGTGGGCTGGGCCTGGCTCGGCCTGGCCGCGCTGGCGCTGCCCGTGGTGCTGTCGACCGGCGTCGCCGCGGCGAACCCCTTCGACGCGCCCGCGCTGCGGACCACCGGCTCGCCCGGGGGCGCGGTGGCCGTCGCGTGGCCGGCCGGGCAGCATCCGGTCATCGTCACCGACACGGCGGTGCGGTTCTGCGACACCGACCTGTGCGACCGCTACATCGACCGCGACGGCGGTCCGCCGGTGGTGGAGGGTTGGGGCACGGCCGGCATCGGACCCGACGGCGCGGTGGTCACGGCGGCGGTGACCGGCAGCGAGGACAGGGGCGGACCCTTCATCGAGTACGGGCGGTGCACGCGCGCCGGCTGCATCCGGCAGTGGCTGCCGGTCCGCGCCTCGGCCAGGGAGCCGTTCGGTTGGCCCGAACTGGCCGTGTCCAGCGCGCCC
Protein-coding regions in this window:
- a CDS encoding tetratricopeptide repeat-containing diguanylate cyclase, which codes for MDEGALGPAELSAALETLEDQIVLNIEACHATAVELERHATALGDERLLVRARLCAAGMLLRTGETATAARQIHALHQWAVTHGDRRLQSRTHMACGNVQRLAGDAAKMLEHALSAVELLDETATPYMQVAHRLRLAESLALNGPVDAARPRFHQTEQLARELEQWELLTVVLNNWAYVEYTGGEFARAEQVAGRLLAHAAAHGFDLDPTALDTIGGIQIENGQYAEAEQTMRLCIARYHAGYSDDADDMAEYLLTLARALRGLGELDQAQASVDSSRDLCTERNLAEVMVRVHQEQAELHAARGDFGAAFAEQKVFFEARENLRSQQREAQAQTRQVMFETAEARQEAEQFREQARRDPLTGLRNRRYVDEELPGLVAADPDLVVAIADVDHFKRINDTLSHDAGDQVLVRVAALLDSGLARVSPGGFVARLGGEEFLLVLPATRVGAATEHLDGIRRAIGDHDWRDIAADLPVTVSIGVAGVNESTPRSQGAALSTADRNLYAAKRAGRNRVVAGTPRERRPRAYRDRGAT
- a CDS encoding MmcQ/YjbR family DNA-binding protein; this translates as MADADDVRRLALALPHVVEIDSDGFDFRVAGKGFVWSYPERSPGKPRVIRTDIAVLYVGDEAEKQALLLGEPDLFFTTAGYDGLPLVMLRLTRVGVERLRELVTDAWRMRAPDELHAELDAAGN